The following is a genomic window from Plasmodium berghei ANKA genome assembly, chromosome: 9.
TCTACAAAATTCGAAAAACACGTGAAATAACCCAAATTGCTGAATTTCCAATTTTATGTGTGCATAATTTGATGTACactataaatatgatattgTCTATAAAGACATATTTActtaaacattttttacatatgtatatacacacagaaatgtatgtatatataagcTGTTATTTGGATAGTTTATTGTGTTAGGTATAATTTATCGTTATATAGCATGTATGtgtgcatataataaataaatcattGGAAAGATTTCAAGAAAGAAACAAGTTTTTTTTGGtggaatattttatttgattgttgtataataaaattgatgtTTTCAGTTAAATTTTTAGATTCATTATCTTTATGAATTATTAATGGTATATCATTGTCATTTACATAAAAACCAAATCTATTATTTATGGTAGTGTATAATTTGATAAGATTGTCATAATCctctttatttaatttattaatgtcaaaattacattttgcaataatatttttaatagcATTAACTTCATCTTTGCGTACTACAAACtgatttaaatattcttttttttttagctCATATTGATtaagtatatttttaacaataggattattattattttcgtttttaacaaaatttatttgtgtTTTAACATAACTAACTAATGTAtcattatttgtattattttgaatattatttatactatCATTTAATACAGCATTGTAAAAATTCTGATCATTCTGAACATGCtcatatgtttttttaataatttctGTAActagtatattttttagtgaatttttatattgctgttcagaattatatatttcatttaattttttttccaaatgttcatgtatgttttttttattttcattaataaaaGCTTTTCTATAATATTTGATTAACACATTACAATACTctttaaaatgttttaaatgGGAACTGCATTCTGTGTCTTTTGAAAAAAGTTTTAACtgattataaattatatcttctgctaataatttattttggatattttgttctatcattaaatttttttctttatttaaaaagttccatatatctttataaaaataagaagctagcatataaaatacagaaaaaaatggaatagTTTTTGAAAGGAACCAAGCATTACTTAATACTACATTATTTAAGCCAAAATACAGAAACACGAATATTAAACCATATGAtgataacatatttttttctttaaaatattttaaatgaaataaagtTTCTGGATTTTcacttcttttttttaaacaaaatttatatacatcttcttcatttaaatcaaataatacTGATATTTCAGGATAATGAAAttgataattattattaaatgcTAAGTCTAATGCATTTGTTTCCTTTTTTGTATATCCATTTATGAACATTAAATGTATTAACTCTTCTTTTGTTAAATATACATCCTTTTCTATTGTTAATCCATTTTCACACCTTTTTGCGAATTCAACAAAATCATTATTACGATTTTCTAGCGatgttattaattttaaatatcttaaaaatattggaattttttttgtaaatacatataagtCTTCTTTATTGGGGcttgataaatataaatcgTCATATTTTACATTATCTATATATGGTAAACTTATTcgatattttgtatatacatattccTTTAGCATTCCTTTCCcattatttgtataatatCTTTTGGTCATTCCTAGACCGACTTTTAtcccattttttattttaatcatattttatcacTTAAATTGATATCAAAGGGGAagattaattatatatatatgtgtgcatTCAATATGGATGCATAATTTATGTGTGCAACTTTAGCTTTGGCTGTTGACCAGAATACATCCATATATACTAATGTGACAATTCCCCTTTTtcagtatatatatatattaataatgaataaaacaaagataattttttaagcaattttaaatagtgtattttggaaaaatatatatcctCAATATGCACATAAGAAATACAACTATGTGCATGTATTCttctctatatatatacacttattttgatataaacaaattaaaagcTTTTCCttaatttatcttttaCCTAGTTTGGAAaagaattatattatttaaaaaaaatttatgttttcattttaaaaGCGTTTTTCAAATGTACGTATTAAAACATGGGACTATTcttttatgtttttaatttcataggccttgtttttttgttttttattttttcttatttggtatgtttaaattttgttcCATAGTatgcaaaataatattatttttctataagCATATTGAAagtatgcatatataaatgtataatataattttgtaataatatatttttttactttttttatcactATTTGTTTGCACTATTTTTGTGCATTTACAATGTGTTTAAGTAAgcttatttttgttaatctattttttttttttttttgaaaatttgtttacaatttacattttcttCCTTTTGATAGTGTGTGTATATCTTAGGAGgattttttataagaaCAATTTCGATttgtatttaatatattagtatAGTGAAATttggatatatatacaagAAATTGtgtaataattatattaaaaatatagagaggaaaaaaaagaaaaatatgaaaatcgTTGTGTTTGATCTTgtgtttattattatatttcacTTTCAATCAAAAGTTCAatcaatatataataagaaaaatactAGTTTGcctttatttataacaagtgaaataaacaaaaaaacagTTCAAAGAAAaacacaaaataaaaactttaaaacatatatatgggGATATCCTATATATGATGATTCAccttttaaattaaaaaggcCAAAAGTATATCCTAATTTTGAATATGGAGAATTAAGAAAATCACAAGACTTTGATTATGTTATTAGTACCAATATAAGTCAAAATAAGTAAAACTACATAACTCTACTTTTAcatgaaaaatttaataaaataaagatcAAGAATGTGGacttgtatattttattttagtaGTACATTCTGCTTTATTTAGGTTCATAtcgtattttttttttttttttttatataatagcTATCAAATTCCAGATGTTGggtatttatataatgtaGATGAAATGGGTACAGGAAGAACGGATGATGtgtaaatacaaaaaagagtatacatatatcatatttttattcttataataataaaaccaTAAATCTTTTCGTGAATATATagatttgttttttaataagtaataatgattgcattatttataatacttttttttttttttaaaggcATACACCTATTGAAATGGTCTTTGGTGGGGATATTGATATGAAAGAagttgaaaaaataaaaaccgTTTTGAATGTGTTTGATCAAGGAAATGTATGATATCAAAACCATATATTAAACAATTTaccataaataaaaaaatatatatgttatatatttaggatcttattttactttctttattattttattttattttttaagggAATGGGTATTTGTACATTAATGGGAGCCAAAAGGGGTCACTTCGCTTTTAAGTACAATGGCTATCTTTGTCATTTTCATGGGATTAAAAGTTATTTAAAGtagaaaaggaaaattttaatttaattatattttttcccaCTTTTTTAACGACTTCACTGTGTATTcgcatatttatatattgtttatttcaTTAGGTTCTTAATTAATAGACACTACCCTGGGGCCAAAGTAACTATGATTAGTGAAGTACGTTTAGGAAATTTTTTACGTTATATTTTTGGATATTCAtgtgttttattttgaaatatttatgtgttttattttgaaatgtttatgtgttttattttgaaatgtTTATGCgctttgttttttttttgttcagCATTGGATAGACCCAATAGATGAAGCCGTTTGTGTTAGACATAGTAATATCCCCTTTTCAAAAATAGGGCATGTAAGTTtagcttttttttttgatatttttggGGTATTTTTTGGTATTATTTTGCCTGCTCGTATGTATAGTTGCAAATACTCATATTGCTAAttagtaaaatatatatatgcacacatatatgctcattttttatttccccTGTTTTCAGCAAAGAAAATTactatttaataaatacgATTACATATacgaaaatgataaaaataaaaggatATATAAGGCAGAAAACAAAAGCAACGTATGGGCATTTTATAACGACCCTCAAATGCTAACATAAAGACAACATTGTTATATTTagtaaaattaattattttttttgtttttttatgttttattaatcatatatccataaatttaaaaaaatatgattttcGTATTTTGAATCCcgtataataaaatacttaaatatttatcttGATTATATGTACATTGGTATATAGCaaggaatatatttttgttgttttgttatttttgcaagaatattttatttttttgtttttagcTAGATTAACTAGCCATTGCAAACTTGTTTACTCGACTAGCCATAAagatatatgttttttttttgatataaacttaaaaaaatgtttgagaattttatacttatcattattatattcctATTATTCAAGGAATGTCGTtgtaataaacaaaaaagacTTTTCTTTAAGACttgaataaaattaattttattgtcgttatttttattattttataattttagcatactttatattatattatttttcatcttttggttgtttaaaaagttattgtttttatatgcattgttaataaaaaaatatgtataaatatataaaaaaaataataaaataaattactatataatgtattataGAATACACCGTGTACCGTTATAAACACAACATGCAATGatatatgtaatttttgttatttaatACGCTTAGTTTTTCTTTACTAAAAGGTATTTTCTTTTGGGAAAATTGGTGAGTCGCTTTTTTGttctaaaaaatgaaaatatatatgtatatatatgcaaataaattatgaacaaGGAGTGGTAAAATACGATACATgttcataaataaaaatacatataattagACATGGATCTACATTATAATCTTCACATAATATgaagaatataatttaaataaatcaagATAATCATTaagtatttatatttcacatattttattaacttatttttacaattatatattaatgtgTTTATCTTTTTACCTTAAGCTCATAGCGGATTTTTGTTTCTTAGTTAATTCTaatctctttttttttgttaatttattttttaagttatatggtttgaattttttgttcttaTATAATTTCCTCAACTCCAGTTTTCTTTTTTGGTTGTATACTGTTAAAACTCTGGCGACATCTTTaggaaaagaaaagaaagaaaTACGAATATAGAGATATACTAATTAATATGTaaagtatataaaagataaatacttatttaaaagaaaaaaaattaatgataaaacatttttattgtaataAGCTCATATATTACTTTTTCGAACGATGTGGATTTTAGAGTTTTTTGCCGAGTTCCCTATTGCTTTACTTATTCTCAATCCGCTCAAttcctttttatattcttcgagcttttctaataattcttttttttttagggATCGTAATTGAAAAGCTTTAATGTTACtctataaaataatgtaaacatttgacatataaaatatagtacataaaaatatagtttatttgtttgtttattttcCCAAATGGgagtatattttttgcagtttttttctatttacCATTTTTGATGATTATAGatattatgataattttttattttgttccttttacaattttgttaaatatttaatttaaaaaaataaatcaaataattatttaaatttaaataaatgcttaaaatatgtatcataaaaaaaattattcatattttcaatttaattatttttttaattaaaaaaaaatcagaAATATGAACTTGcgtattattattatattatatattgtgtatgtatattaataatatatacatgccTTTATTGTATAAGCATTACTTATTGTATAGCATTTGTTTATTTCTGAACTCTGCGCATAACAACATATATgaggataaaaaaatatttttaatattatttatataattatattttataggtaattattcatttttattttatataataaataccCCCTTTTATCCCTTGAATTTTTCCCATAACCGAATACTTCATTTAATGCGCCAAACATATAAAActaaatattcatataataataataagcatattatatatttatgtagcAGGCAAATGTACACaaacttttaaaaaaatgaagatttTTAGATCATTTAGTTACATATTTgaaatagttttttttagctatttattaaacttttatttttataaaaaaaataagaataaaataagttCATGGATAtgatttgttattttttcctattctacaaaatttatgtttattacTATGGATTAATAAAAAcgttttaaaatatttattttaattatttttcaaatattttaaaaccCATATTTACTGATAAGACTTTAcagatatttttttttataaat
Proteins encoded in this region:
- a CDS encoding 60S ribosomal protein L35, putative, producing MSNIKAFQLRSLKKKELLEKLEEYKKELSGLRISKAIGNSAKNSKIHIVRKNVARVLTVYNQKRKLELRKLYKNKKFKPYNLKNKLTKKKRLELTKKQKSAMSLRTKKRLTNFPKRKYLLVKKN
- a CDS encoding ATP synthase F0 subunit b-like protein, putative is translated as MIKIKNGIKVGLGMTKRYYTNNGKGMLKEYVYTKYRISLPYIDNVKYDDLYLSSPNKEDLYVFTKKIPIFLRYLKLITSLENRNNDFVEFAKRCENGLTIEKDVYLTKEELIHLMFINGYTKKETNALDLAFNNNYQFHYPEISVLFDLNEEDVYKFCLKKRSENPETLFHLKYFKEKNMLSSYGLIFVFLYFGLNNVVLSNAWFLSKTIPFFSVFYMLASYFYKDIWNFLNKEKNLMIEQNIQNKLLAEDIIYNQLKLFSKDTECSSHLKHFKEYCNVLIKYYRKAFINENKKNIHEHLEKKLNEIYNSEQQYKNSLKNILVTEIIKKTYEHVQNDQNFYNAVLNDSINNIQNNTNNDTLVSYVKTQINFVKNENNNNPIVKNILNQYELKKKEYLNQFVVRKDEVNAIKNIIAKCNFDINKLNKEDYDNLIKLYTTINNRFGFYVNDNDIPLIIHKDNESKNLTENINFIIQQSNKIFHQKKLVSFLKSFQ